In a genomic window of Candidatus Gorgyraea atricola:
- a CDS encoding DNA recombination protein RmuC — MFIVINLVWFFVIVALVLFLTRKHKDSSSKESDEKINALRTEWSNTLSKNTDLILKQLNNMNNSVGSQLSSTSKVFGEVRQSLGSLDQRAQQIHEVGRDISSLQEILRAPKMRGGLGELFLENLLGQIMPNKDLYTLQYSFKSGERVDAVIKIGKKLVPVDSKFPMESFTRFIKAENDEDRKRAKKEFVKAIREHINSIASKYILPDEDTYDFALMYIPAENVYYEAIIKDEDFGEQKSIFSHAVSRKVIPVSPNSFYAYLQVIILGLRGLGIEEKTQEVIKKLITLKGSLEKFKLDFDKMGTHIENIKSSYDRAEDRLDKFDNKLSTIDSLDRKKIEKKG, encoded by the coding sequence ATGTTTATTGTTATAAATCTAGTATGGTTTTTTGTGATCGTTGCTTTGGTGTTGTTCTTGACGAGGAAACACAAGGATTCTTCTTCTAAGGAGAGTGATGAAAAGATCAATGCGCTTCGGACAGAATGGAGCAATACGCTTTCGAAGAATACAGACCTTATATTGAAACAGCTGAACAATATGAATAATTCCGTTGGTTCTCAGCTCAGTAGCACTTCAAAGGTCTTTGGAGAGGTCAGGCAGAGCCTGGGTTCTCTGGACCAGAGAGCGCAGCAGATCCATGAAGTGGGCAGGGATATATCGAGCCTGCAGGAGATCCTTAGGGCGCCGAAAATGAGAGGTGGCCTTGGGGAGTTATTTCTGGAAAATCTCCTGGGGCAGATAATGCCAAACAAGGATCTTTACACTTTGCAGTATTCGTTTAAGAGCGGCGAAAGAGTGGACGCGGTGATAAAGATCGGTAAGAAGCTGGTACCTGTGGATTCAAAGTTTCCCATGGAGAGCTTTACGCGTTTTATAAAGGCTGAGAATGATGAAGACAGGAAGCGGGCCAAGAAAGAATTTGTTAAAGCGATAAGAGAGCATATAAACTCTATCGCGAGTAAATACATCCTTCCGGATGAAGACACCTATGATTTCGCGCTTATGTATATACCTGCTGAAAATGTCTACTACGAGGCTATTATAAAGGATGAGGATTTCGGGGAACAGAAGTCAATATTTTCTCATGCCGTATCAAGAAAGGTCATACCTGTTTCACCGAACAGTTTCTACGCGTATCTGCAGGTTATTATCCTTGGCCTGAGAGGCTTGGGCATAGAAGAAAAGACACAGGAGGTCATAAAGAAGCTAATAACCCTAAAAGGCTCTCTTGAAAAATTCAAACTGGACTTCGACAAGATGGGCACGCACATAGAGAACATTAAATCCAGTTACGACAGGGCAGAAGACCGTCTTGATA
- a CDS encoding glycosyltransferase family 1 protein — MKIGIDIRSTLKKKTGIGKYTLNLINALARVDSDNSYYLYSRKKILDFKRRLPKLPGANFSHCRVLRDLDVFHTSSYDLEKPKKAKYIVTIHDVIIKAYPHGHSEQTIKEVDEKLKRVLGEADVLVADSYNTKADLVKFYGVGEKRITVIYPGVNVRDPVPVASLRYGAGKGNGEYILFVGTLEPRKNVEGVIKAFDWLKKEYGIKHKLYIVGMKGWMFENIFKVYEASEFKNDIIFKGYVDDGELDRLYRQATLFVYPSFYEGFGFPVIEAFSYGLPVVTSRTSSCGEIGKDSALLVDPANYKDIGERILKILNSEDLQKELANRGIDRAKEFSWDRTAKEFLKLITSTCSTS; from the coding sequence ATGAAAATCGGAATTGACATTCGCTCAACGCTTAAAAAGAAAACAGGCATAGGGAAATATACGCTTAATCTGATCAATGCCCTGGCAAGGGTGGATTCTGATAATAGTTATTATCTGTATAGCAGGAAAAAGATCCTGGATTTTAAGAGACGTTTGCCTAAATTGCCAGGCGCGAATTTTTCGCATTGCAGGGTGTTGCGGGATCTGGATGTGTTTCATACCTCATCTTATGATCTAGAAAAGCCCAAGAAGGCAAAATATATTGTTACAATTCATGACGTGATCATCAAGGCATATCCGCACGGGCACAGTGAACAGACAATAAAGGAAGTAGATGAGAAGCTCAAGAGGGTTTTGGGCGAGGCAGATGTGCTGGTAGCGGATTCGTATAATACTAAGGCGGATTTGGTGAAGTTTTATGGGGTTGGCGAGAAGAGAATAACTGTTATATATCCTGGGGTGAATGTTAGGGACCCCGTACCAGTCGCTTCGCTCCGGTACGGGGCAGGCAAGGGTAATGGGGAATACATACTTTTTGTGGGGACTCTGGAGCCTCGGAAGAATGTGGAAGGGGTTATTAAGGCATTTGATTGGCTGAAGAAAGAATATGGTATAAAGCATAAACTGTATATCGTAGGCATGAAGGGGTGGATGTTTGAGAATATCTTTAAGGTATACGAGGCCTCAGAGTTTAAGAATGACATAATATTTAAAGGTTATGTGGATGATGGGGAATTAGACAGGCTATATAGACAGGCAACCCTTTTTGTATACCCTTCATTCTATGAAGGGTTTGGCTTTCCAGTAATAGAGGCATTTAGTTATGGCCTGCCTGTTGTCACGTCCAGGACTTCTTCATGTGGTGAGATAGGTAAAGACAGCGCCTTACTCGTAGATCCTGCGAATTACAAGGATATTGGCGAGAGGATATTGAAGATCCTCAATAGCGAGGATCTTCAAAAAGAGCTGGCCAATAGAGGTATTGACAGGGCCAAAGAATTTTCATGGGATAGGACTGCGAAGGAATTTTTGAAATTGATTACCTCCACCTGTTCGACCTCGTAG
- the nusB gene encoding transcription antitermination factor NusB — protein sequence MRKRTLARECALKILYRIEISKESMRDSMKDFWSVEKTDKEVKDFANSIVDGTCENLSGIDKLISKYADNWDIKRIAVIDKNVLRMGIYEMLHREDIPPKVSINEAIELAKRYGDVDSGKFVNGILDKVRKTECKK from the coding sequence ATGAGAAAACGCACATTGGCGCGGGAATGCGCCCTGAAGATCTTATATAGGATCGAGATCTCCAAGGAATCCATGAGGGATAGCATGAAGGATTTCTGGTCCGTAGAAAAGACAGATAAGGAAGTGAAGGATTTTGCGAATTCCATCGTGGATGGCACATGCGAAAATCTTTCCGGTATAGATAAACTTATCTCTAAATATGCTGACAACTGGGACATAAAAAGAATAGCTGTCATAGACAAGAATGTCCTGCGTATGGGCATCTACGAGATGCTGCATAGAGAGGATATTCCTCCAAAGGTCTCCATAAACGAGGCAATAGAGCTTGCCAAAAGATATGGAGATGTTGATTCTGGAAAATTTGTGAATGGTATACTGGACAAGGTCAGGAAGACAGAATGCAAAAAGTAG
- a CDS encoding bifunctional 3,4-dihydroxy-2-butanone-4-phosphate synthase/GTP cyclohydrolase II produces the protein MRFNAIQDVISDFKRGKMVIVIDDEGRENEGDLVVAARFADKDAINFMIKHGRGLVCVPMEGKRLDGLGLHPMFEDNQDPYKTAWTISIDAKKGVKTGISAHDRSVTVKALINPRTRPSDLVRPGHIFPLRAKQGGILTRAGHTEACVDLARLAGLYPAGVICEIIKEDGTMARTPDLVKFSKRYGLKICTIADLIEFRRRSEKLVKRIVSTQIPTEFGKFKLHMYESAIDGSHHVALVKGDLSVNGPVFVRVHSECLTGDIFGSKRCDCGEQLRQAMKIIDQKGSGVLLYMRQEGRGIGLMNKIRAYALQDKGLDTVQANEALGFKPDLRDYGIGAQILVDLGLKKINLMTNNPKKIVGLEGYGLEVVRRVSLEMEPTHSNRRYLRTKKEKLGHRLTKYS, from the coding sequence ATGAGATTTAACGCCATTCAAGATGTGATCTCGGATTTTAAAAGAGGCAAGATGGTCATTGTCATAGATGACGAGGGCCGTGAGAACGAGGGTGATCTTGTTGTTGCTGCCAGGTTTGCTGACAAAGATGCCATAAACTTCATGATAAAGCATGGCAGGGGCTTGGTCTGTGTGCCTATGGAGGGCAAGCGCTTAGATGGATTAGGGCTGCATCCTATGTTCGAAGATAATCAGGATCCTTATAAGACTGCGTGGACTATTTCTATTGATGCGAAAAAGGGTGTTAAGACAGGCATATCTGCGCATGATCGATCAGTTACTGTAAAGGCGCTTATAAATCCAAGGACAAGACCCAGTGACCTTGTGCGGCCTGGCCACATATTTCCTCTTAGGGCAAAACAGGGCGGCATCTTGACGCGCGCAGGTCATACAGAGGCATGCGTTGACCTGGCGAGGCTTGCCGGACTTTATCCAGCCGGTGTCATATGCGAGATAATAAAGGAAGACGGTACTATGGCAAGGACGCCTGATCTCGTGAAGTTCTCAAAGAGATACGGATTAAAAATCTGCACGATCGCGGATCTGATAGAATTCAGGCGGCGCTCAGAGAAGCTTGTAAAACGTATTGTCTCAACCCAGATCCCAACAGAATTTGGAAAATTTAAATTGCATATGTACGAATCTGCCATAGATGGGTCTCATCATGTTGCGCTGGTGAAAGGCGACCTCAGTGTGAATGGCCCTGTATTCGTGCGTGTTCATTCAGAATGCCTTACAGGCGATATCTTTGGTTCAAAGAGATGTGATTGTGGCGAACAGTTAAGACAGGCAATGAAGATCATAGACCAAAAAGGCAGCGGCGTACTCCTTTATATGAGGCAGGAAGGCAGGGGCATAGGGCTTATGAACAAGATACGAGCATATGCCCTGCAGGATAAAGGCCTGGATACAGTTCAGGCCAACGAGGCGCTTGGTTTTAAGCCAGACCTGAGGGATTATGGCATAGGCGCGCAGATACTCGTGGATCTGGGCCTGAAAAAGATAAATCTCATGACCAATAATCCAAAAAAGATCGTAGGGCTTGAGGGATATGGACTTGAGGTTGTCAGGAGGGTTTCTCTTGAGATGGAGCCGACGCATTCGAACAGGCGATACTTAAGAACAAAAAAAGAAAAGTTAGGACATAGACTAACAAAATATAGTTAA
- the ribE gene encoding 6,7-dimethyl-8-ribityllumazine synthase, producing MVKTISAQLIAKGKKFGIIASRFNDFITNRLLEGCMDTLLRHGVKDSDVTVAWVPGSFEIPVLAHRMAKSKKYDSVICLGTVIRGSTPHFDYIASEVAKGVAHVSFATGVPAIFGIITADSIEQAIERAGTKEGNKGRDAALSAIEMANLVDEV from the coding sequence ATGGTAAAGACTATTAGTGCGCAATTGATTGCAAAAGGGAAGAAGTTTGGTATAATTGCTTCCAGATTCAATGATTTTATTACTAACCGACTTTTGGAAGGCTGCATGGATACTTTGTTGCGCCATGGCGTGAAAGATAGCGACGTGACAGTAGCATGGGTGCCCGGTTCATTTGAAATCCCTGTTTTAGCGCACCGTATGGCAAAATCTAAAAAGTATGACTCTGTAATATGTCTTGGTACGGTGATCAGGGGTTCTACCCCGCATTTTGATTATATCGCCAGTGAGGTTGCAAAGGGTGTTGCGCATGTCTCGTTTGCTACAGGTGTGCCCGCAATATTCGGCATAATCACCGCTGATTCTATCGAACAGGCGATAGAAAGGGCTGGCACAAAGGAAGGCAATAAGGGCCGCGACGCAGCTCTATCAGCAATAGAGATGGCGAACTTAGTGGATGAGGTCTAA
- a CDS encoding glycosyl transferase, which produces MIPLKTYLIPFFTSFALSILLTPLVRRIALNRGYIAKPTKDRWHKTETALFGGIAIFISFIVPYVIFVKPDINITGIILCGAMIFALGLFDDIKHIKPHTKLIGQIIIASLLVSFGVNIKVIPYQIISMPLTVLWIVAIVNSFNLLDNMDGLSAGIAAIVSSIIFVFALLNGSLLLALPALILAGSLLGFLRYNFNPAKIFMGDSGSMFIGFMLAAITLQGSWKESTHLVMILVIPVLVLAVPILDTVFVAIARSLSKHKIFQGGRDHISHRMVVLGLSDKKTVIALYCISILFGGISVLSMFVSSMVTLMLVLVAAITLIYFATFLGKVKVYTDLEPKDFKKKSGKVILDGMLMHKRRMLEVGIDFILICVAYVSAYLLRFEGILSLENQSLIVKSLPVVVIIKYAVFFKFGLYRGIWRYVSVTDLIDIFKAILFASVAAAMAVLFVWRFQGFSRAVFVIDWLLLFVLISGTRILERIYKEIFDQASLSGKNVLIYGAGDAGEIVLREIKNNKILGYKPVGFLDDDEEKLGRRIHGVSVLGSRKDMMQITKRKEVHEIIVAIPDLPKDLFEETVGICRSLDINCKKMQDILPK; this is translated from the coding sequence ATGATACCACTAAAGACCTACCTTATACCATTTTTTACCTCTTTCGCGCTTTCCATACTTTTAACCCCTCTTGTAAGAAGAATCGCTTTAAACAGAGGCTATATCGCGAAACCTACAAAGGACAGGTGGCATAAGACAGAAACCGCGCTTTTTGGCGGCATAGCTATCTTTATTTCCTTTATTGTCCCCTACGTTATTTTTGTAAAACCTGATATTAATATTACGGGTATTATTCTTTGCGGGGCCATGATCTTTGCGCTAGGGCTTTTTGATGATATCAAACATATAAAGCCTCACACCAAGCTCATAGGTCAGATCATTATCGCGTCCCTGCTGGTAAGTTTTGGCGTGAACATAAAGGTCATCCCATACCAGATAATAAGTATGCCTCTTACAGTTCTGTGGATAGTAGCTATTGTAAATTCCTTTAATCTCCTTGATAATATGGACGGGCTTTCAGCTGGCATCGCGGCTATTGTTTCCAGCATCATATTCGTGTTCGCGCTTTTAAATGGGAGTCTTTTGCTGGCATTACCGGCATTAATACTCGCGGGTAGTCTACTCGGCTTTTTAAGATATAATTTTAACCCTGCTAAGATCTTTATGGGGGATTCCGGCAGTATGTTTATAGGTTTTATGCTGGCAGCTATAACGCTGCAGGGCAGCTGGAAAGAGTCCACGCATTTAGTGATGATACTTGTTATACCTGTCCTGGTCCTTGCTGTCCCGATCCTTGATACAGTGTTTGTGGCAATTGCAAGAAGCTTAAGTAAGCATAAAATATTTCAAGGAGGCAGGGATCATATATCGCACAGGATGGTGGTCCTGGGGCTCTCTGACAAGAAGACTGTGATCGCCTTATATTGCATAAGTATACTTTTTGGCGGCATAAGCGTTCTATCAATGTTTGTCAGTTCTATGGTGACGCTGATGCTTGTTCTGGTAGCGGCCATAACGCTTATATATTTTGCTACATTTCTAGGCAAGGTCAAGGTCTATACAGACCTCGAGCCAAAGGATTTTAAGAAAAAAAGCGGTAAGGTGATATTAGATGGCATGTTGATGCACAAGAGAAGGATGCTGGAGGTAGGGATCGACTTTATATTGATATGTGTCGCATATGTGTCAGCATATCTTTTAAGGTTCGAGGGTATATTGTCTTTGGAAAATCAGAGCCTTATTGTAAAGTCATTGCCTGTAGTGGTGATCATAAAATACGCGGTATTTTTTAAATTCGGACTTTATAGAGGTATCTGGAGATATGTAAGCGTGACAGATCTTATAGATATCTTCAAGGCTATTTTATTCGCGTCGGTTGCCGCGGCAATGGCTGTGCTTTTTGTATGGAGATTCCAGGGATTTTCAAGAGCAGTTTTTGTTATTGATTGGCTTTTACTTTTTGTCCTGATCTCAGGGACAAGGATCCTTGAGAGGATCTACAAGGAGATATTTGACCAGGCCAGTTTGAGCGGTAAGAATGTTTTGATCTATGGAGCAGGGGACGCGGGAGAGATCGTTTTAAGAGAGATAAAGAATAACAAGATCCTTGGATATAAACCAGTGGGATTTTTAGATGATGACGAGGAAAAGTTGGGCAGGCGCATACACGGTGTTTCTGTTTTAGGTTCAAGGAAAGATATGATGCAGATAACTAAACGCAAAGAGGTACATGAGATCATAGTAGCCATACCTGACCTTCCAAAGGATCTTTTCGAAGAAACAGTAGGTATTTGCAGGAGTTTGGATATAAACTGCAAGAAGATGCAAGACATCCTGCCGAAATAA
- a CDS encoding GDP-mannose 4,6-dehydratase encodes MKTLITGGAGFIGSHLADELIKAGNSVTALDDLSTGRFENIAHLDGNKNFRFVEGTVLNESLVDKLVEKCDAVYHLAAAVGVDLIVKKPLESLVTNIKGSEIVLEMVHRYHKKVLITSTSEIYGKNTNGPLKEEDDRILGSPLKARWGYSTAKAVDEILAYTYWRQKKVPSVIVRLFNTVGPRQTGAYGMVVPRFVNQSLKGKDITIYGDGKQSRCFLHVKDVVGALIKLMTNKDAVGKVFNIGSQEEISIENLAKKVIEITKSRSKLVYIPYDKAYEDGFEDMQRRVPDTTKVNKAIGFKPTIDLEGIIKSVVDYSMTHHEKGK; translated from the coding sequence ATGAAGACATTGATTACAGGGGGCGCGGGGTTTATTGGATCTCATCTTGCGGATGAATTGATCAAGGCTGGCAACAGTGTTACCGCGCTTGATGACCTGTCTACCGGCAGGTTTGAGAATATTGCGCATCTGGATGGAAATAAGAATTTTCGTTTTGTCGAAGGCACGGTTTTAAACGAGTCGCTGGTGGATAAACTTGTTGAGAAATGTGATGCCGTATATCATCTGGCCGCGGCAGTAGGCGTGGATCTGATAGTAAAGAAGCCGCTTGAGTCCCTGGTTACAAATATAAAGGGAAGTGAAATAGTGCTGGAGATGGTGCATCGTTATCATAAAAAGGTACTTATTACCTCTACTTCAGAGATATACGGTAAGAATACGAATGGCCCTTTAAAGGAAGAGGACGACAGGATCCTGGGCTCGCCTTTAAAGGCGCGATGGGGATACTCTACTGCAAAGGCAGTGGATGAGATACTCGCTTATACATACTGGCGTCAGAAAAAGGTGCCCAGTGTAATAGTAAGGCTTTTTAATACAGTTGGGCCGAGACAGACAGGCGCTTATGGAATGGTGGTCCCTAGATTTGTAAATCAGTCGCTTAAAGGTAAAGACATAACCATTTATGGAGACGGGAAACAGTCGAGGTGTTTTTTACATGTAAAGGATGTAGTTGGAGCGCTTATAAAATTGATGACTAATAAAGACGCGGTAGGCAAGGTCTTTAATATAGGCAGTCAGGAAGAGATAAGCATAGAGAATCTTGCTAAAAAAGTAATAGAGATCACGAAGAGCAGATCAAAACTCGTCTATATCCCTTATGATAAGGCATATGAAGATGGATTTGAGGATATGCAGCGAAGGGTACCTGATACCACAAAGGTCAATAAGGCCATAGGATTTAAACCAACCATAGATCTCGAAGGGATTATAAAGAGTGTAGTGGATTATAGCATGACGCATCACGAGAAAGGCAAATGA
- the ribD gene encoding bifunctional diaminohydroxyphosphoribosylaminopyrimidine deaminase/5-amino-6-(5-phosphoribosylamino)uracil reductase RibD — MINKHEFFMRKTLELAGDGRGTSNPNPMVGAVVVKNGKIISSAYHKRPGSLHAEAIALRKAGKRAKDATLYVNLEPCRHIGRTPPCTDAIIKNKIKKVYCAMKDPNPLNSGRGIDILKKNKIDVSVGLLRDEALKLNEVFTKYITKKMPFVTLKMAESLDGKIATRSRDSKWITSDISRNYGHRLRSQVDAILVGVNTILKDDPLLTSRRARSPIKVVLDPDLKVSERAKIFSRKSPSLSIVVILKSSLSKRSSIEKIRRLNKKGVLVLTYPGKNRKIDLKALLKELAELEIAHLLIEGGGETSAGFIEKGLVDRVFFFIAPKIIGGKDAVTSVEGLGVDRVKKAIKLKDIKIENIGEDILIKGDIKADSL; from the coding sequence ATGATCAATAAACATGAATTTTTTATGAGAAAGACTCTGGAACTGGCTGGAGACGGCAGGGGCACTAGCAATCCTAATCCAATGGTGGGCGCAGTAGTGGTAAAGAATGGGAAAATCATATCCAGTGCCTATCACAAGAGACCTGGCAGCCTGCATGCAGAGGCCATTGCATTAAGAAAGGCAGGAAAAAGGGCAAAAGACGCCACGCTCTATGTAAATCTAGAACCATGTAGGCACATAGGACGCACCCCACCGTGCACGGACGCCATTATAAAGAACAAGATAAAAAAAGTATACTGTGCGATGAAAGATCCTAATCCTCTAAATAGCGGCCGCGGCATTGATATATTAAAAAAGAATAAGATCGATGTGTCCGTGGGGCTCTTGCGGGACGAGGCGCTAAAATTAAACGAGGTTTTTACAAAATATATTACGAAAAAGATGCCATTTGTGACTTTAAAGATGGCAGAGTCTCTGGATGGAAAGATCGCTACAAGAAGCAGGGATTCAAAGTGGATAACTTCTGATATTTCTAGAAATTATGGCCATAGATTGCGTAGCCAGGTCGATGCGATACTGGTAGGTGTAAATACTATTTTAAAAGATGATCCATTGCTTACCTCAAGGAGGGCTCGCTCTCCCATAAAGGTCGTGCTCGACCCAGATCTAAAGGTATCTGAACGCGCAAAGATCTTTTCAAGGAAATCACCAAGTCTTTCCATAGTCGTCATACTAAAAAGTTCTTTATCTAAAAGATCCTCCATAGAAAAGATCAGGAGATTGAATAAAAAAGGTGTCCTTGTACTGACCTACCCTGGAAAGAACAGGAAGATAGACCTAAAAGCGCTCTTAAAGGAACTTGCTGAACTTGAGATAGCTCATCTTTTGATCGAGGGTGGAGGCGAAACCTCCGCAGGATTTATAGAAAAAGGATTAGTGGATAGAGTTTTCTTTTTTATAGCGCCAAAGATAATCGGAGGAAAAGACGCCGTGACTTCAGTAGAAGGTTTAGGAGTTGATAGAGTTAAAAAGGCTATAAAGTTGAAAGATATTAAAATCGAAAATATCGGAGAAGATATTTTAATAAAAGGAGACATAAAAGCTGACAGCTTATAG
- a CDS encoding PHP domain-containing protein translates to MQKVADLHIHTNLSDGTFSPEKIVEYSKAKGLAAIAITDHDTCKGIAPAIMVAKGLGIEVIPGIELSAEMDDRDLHILGYFIDWQNQEFLKKLEHIVHIRKERAKEILKRLKRVNVDLDEGELFKLASCCSVGRLHIAQLLFKKGYVSSISGAFKEYIGDSSPCYVKKFKLSPKEAVDMIKGVGGVAVLAHPKTINTKDRPLEDFVALLVKDGIQGIEAYHSDNTQKDEKKFNDLAEKYNLVMTGGSDCHGFGKKQILIGKVKIPYELVERLKGLK, encoded by the coding sequence ATGCAAAAAGTAGCAGATCTACATATTCACACCAATCTGTCAGATGGCACGTTTTCGCCTGAGAAAATCGTGGAGTATTCAAAAGCAAAGGGCCTGGCAGCGATCGCCATAACAGACCATGACACCTGTAAAGGGATCGCGCCTGCTATCATGGTAGCCAAGGGCCTTGGTATAGAAGTCATCCCTGGTATAGAGTTGAGCGCAGAGATGGATGATCGGGACCTGCATATACTTGGTTATTTTATAGACTGGCAGAACCAGGAATTTTTGAAAAAATTGGAGCACATTGTCCATATCAGAAAAGAACGCGCAAAAGAAATATTAAAAAGGCTAAAAAGGGTCAATGTTGACCTGGATGAAGGAGAACTTTTTAAATTGGCTAGCTGTTGTTCTGTTGGGCGTTTGCATATAGCGCAGCTTTTGTTTAAAAAGGGTTATGTTTCATCTATATCTGGCGCGTTTAAAGAGTATATTGGAGATAGTAGCCCATGTTATGTTAAAAAATTTAAACTCTCGCCCAAAGAGGCAGTGGATATGATAAAGGGAGTGGGGGGAGTGGCTGTCTTGGCCCATCCAAAGACGATTAATACCAAAGATAGGCCTTTAGAAGATTTTGTTGCCTTACTTGTGAAAGATGGGATACAGGGCATAGAGGCATATCATTCTGACAATACACAAAAGGACGAAAAGAAATTTAATGATCTTGCTGAAAAATATAATTTAGTCATGACTGGCGGTTCAGACTGTCACGGCTTTGGCAAAAAACAGATCTTGATAGGCAAGGTAAAGATTCCGTATGAACTGGTTGAAAGACTTAAGGGCTTGAAATGA
- a CDS encoding riboflavin synthase gives MFTGIIEEMGSVAGIARNRLRIRGALVSSDAKIGDSIAINGTCLSVTDIKGEVLSFDAIQETLKRTTLGQLKINDPVNLERSLKADSRMGGHFVTGHIDYTARIIDILKGSGGTGFRISLSAEFSGFVVEKGSIALDGISLTVANVTRETFTVYLIPHTLKVTTFGKKKKGDFLNVETDLLAKYLAKQTQKPSLENVLKKYNYIG, from the coding sequence ATGTTTACAGGAATAATTGAAGAAATGGGCTCAGTTGCAGGAATAGCGAGAAATCGCCTTAGGATAAGAGGGGCACTTGTCTCATCTGATGCAAAGATAGGCGACAGCATAGCTATTAATGGTACGTGCCTCAGCGTTACAGATATAAAGGGCGAGGTGCTTAGTTTTGACGCAATACAAGAGACACTTAAAAGAACTACGCTTGGCCAGCTAAAGATCAATGACCCTGTAAATCTTGAAAGAAGCCTAAAAGCAGATTCGAGGATGGGCGGTCATTTTGTAACCGGCCATATAGATTACACTGCCAGGATAATTGATATACTAAAAGGTTCAGGTGGAACTGGTTTTAGAATCTCCCTCTCTGCTGAATTTTCAGGATTTGTAGTAGAAAAAGGCTCCATAGCCCTGGATGGGATCAGTCTTACAGTGGCTAATGTTACAAGGGAGACCTTCACAGTATACTTAATCCCCCACACCTTAAAAGTCACAACCTTTGGCAAAAAGAAAAAAGGTGATTTTCTTAACGTAGAAACAGACCTACTGGCAAAATATCTCGCCAAACAAACACAAAAACCCAGCCTAGAGAACGTTCTTAAAAAATACAACTATATAGGTTGA